A single window of Flavobacterium aestivum DNA harbors:
- a CDS encoding phospholipid scramblase-related protein, whose translation MNPILNKNLFLIKEHIGMFKAANNYDIYDPENNQMILNCRENNLGIFTKIFRFTKYKTMTPFNVEVSTTAGEKVLSVKRGVTFFRSDVEVYNGKEQLIGYFKQKFWSIGGKFEVVDKNQKPVCLLQGEWKGWDFKFTKDTTELAHVSKKWAGIGKELFTTADNYVLQIKETVAENDTDRQLIMAAVMCIDMVLKER comes from the coding sequence ATGAATCCAATTTTAAACAAGAATCTTTTTCTAATTAAGGAGCATATAGGAATGTTCAAAGCGGCAAATAATTATGATATTTATGACCCCGAAAACAACCAAATGATTCTAAATTGCAGAGAGAACAATCTTGGGATTTTTACAAAAATCTTCCGATTTACAAAATACAAGACCATGACTCCTTTTAATGTAGAGGTAAGTACAACTGCCGGTGAGAAAGTTTTGAGTGTAAAGCGTGGTGTAACATTCTTTCGCTCGGATGTTGAAGTTTACAACGGAAAAGAACAATTAATTGGTTATTTCAAACAAAAATTTTGGTCAATAGGCGGTAAATTTGAAGTAGTCGACAAAAATCAAAAACCAGTTTGTTTACTACAAGGAGAATGGAAAGGATGGGATTTTAAATTTACAAAAGACACCACAGAATTGGCACATGTAAGCAAAAAATGGGCAGGAATTGGTAAAGAACTTTTTACTACTGCTGATAATTATGTACTTCAAATTAAAGAAACAGTTGCCGAAAACGATACTGACAGACAATTAATTATGGCTGCAGTAATGTGTATTGACATGGTCTTGAAAGAGAGATAG
- a CDS encoding DUF6929 family protein: protein MGKFTLELLFQIIGIGSASGLIYKDNNLFIIGDNSGYLYEYSIDSKDLKRHALLENPMENTPKKDKSDFEAITHYGDSVYVFGSGSSENRKKMIQVDSKNKTILEKTDLTDLYALMQSFGEIKPEDFNIEGAIYNGKNLFLFNRGNGKSKKNVVFTIHGKNLMNEFNILSNDYKLPKIKGVRSSFTDAILIDDKIYFLATAEDSNSTYKDGKILGSLVGRIDLETMKIDFIKKITDSHKFEGITLYSKNNETIEFLLCEDNDTEELKSTIYKLKLPVQH, encoded by the coding sequence ATGGGAAAATTTACACTAGAGCTTTTATTTCAAATCATAGGAATTGGCTCAGCATCAGGACTCATTTACAAAGACAATAACTTATTCATCATAGGCGACAATAGTGGTTACCTTTATGAATACTCCATAGATTCAAAAGACCTAAAACGTCATGCATTGTTGGAAAATCCAATGGAAAATACACCCAAAAAGGACAAATCCGATTTTGAAGCCATTACGCATTATGGAGATAGTGTATATGTTTTTGGTTCCGGTTCATCCGAAAACCGAAAAAAAATGATCCAAGTCGATTCTAAAAACAAAACAATTCTCGAAAAAACCGACTTAACAGATTTGTATGCCCTTATGCAAAGTTTTGGAGAAATAAAACCTGAGGATTTCAATATAGAAGGAGCAATTTACAACGGAAAAAATTTGTTTCTCTTCAATCGAGGCAACGGAAAATCGAAAAAAAATGTTGTATTTACCATTCACGGAAAAAACTTAATGAACGAATTCAACATCCTTTCCAACGATTACAAACTACCCAAAATAAAAGGAGTTCGAAGCAGTTTTACCGATGCCATTTTGATAGACGATAAAATTTACTTTTTGGCTACTGCCGAAGATTCTAACTCTACATATAAAGACGGAAAAATATTGGGAAGCCTCGTTGGTCGCATCGATCTTGAAACCATGAAAATCGATTTCATCAAAAAAATTACTGATTCCCATAAATTTGAAGGCATTACTTTATACTCAAAAAATAATGAAACAATCGAATTCCTTCTTTGCGAAGACAATGACACCGAAGAATTAAAATCTACTATTTACAAATTAAAATTACCTGTTCAACATTAA